A genomic region of Colletes latitarsis isolate SP2378_abdomen chromosome 7, iyColLati1, whole genome shotgun sequence contains the following coding sequences:
- the LOC143344215 gene encoding uncharacterized protein LOC143344215, protein MPGCAAVGCNNRSEKGYIMKCFPRDPKLRKIWQERVARADWEPSNNSFLCHVHFEPQEWSITQSGRIRLRKNAIPSIFTITSTRKSPKKRTKIIGIKEENLLQSEYSVEYVDNDNKHSSTEYLEEKDSDFQDLCEPSIQFIENKFKYVPKRIDEDDEKGSVNSDFVEESSTMIAEDNIIDVSGPVEHDNLEARMNDNKKEIGLSLMIDNSENLLSSAIVKKEIKLEVMDQNTFEDSYDEIEEKLKQICDGGSTEDDNYKNDGKKKFTIKSHKEDEDVEAIEGNGDINNDKCKITLSVNRNDNFPGKNEVEHTLRNKEENVEIIFGTESGDEKVSVPQITSRINKGDDGVLGYNEIISIKDEKKVFNEDIEENFTKDEVHVIPNIRAAMKRKKRTREEIMKSIKKSIRSTSDRDINSSTNSNLSDSVEQETEIRNELSMFSQQVNDVNKRNSLEMDTAKFIIKITGDPEDVTEIIEELSSNSIGSETSKKFSSICKNEENNTFVTSVITVLSFKNQKDVTYNDFSSPLIKGDFATSTKRDTIINCSPCKDKEFVSLDSVRNAEKCRSSCLRHICSDEENKSQVKTNSKLQNCMHSGETRLENDTRCSVTADYEDLLERIEIQEDVIGKLTNQLIIYKELENNLRNRNMGGQDIQIKEVETIPRILTRSSNIQSSVVTKKVLESKQRLIEDLSNRVNYFEEMNKKLMKTVTLESQQKRKLEGQMRQKDNRIKELNWKLEKASKYLERAEKNTNTYRRKMLNMQTIMRRRKLLDEKMSKFNEILIDSSRQEFSERALTMAADIRKTCGRNGYDKLLSYGIPLPPLPALRKGVLNEDLAIDHNKSDTDKVQNSTSKLNIKTEKAEDTNNESETDEKDSELADSIVKTNEYDGAETVTGTVQDIFDENNDGDDFSTNELREHFILQLNAVM, encoded by the coding sequence ATGCCAGGCTGTGCAGCGGTTGGCTGCAACAATCGTAGTGAAAAGGGTTATATTATGAAAtgttttccacgtgatccaaaactgagaaAAATTTGGCAAGAACGTGTAGCCAGAGCCGATTGGGAACCATCGAACAATTCATTTCTTTGTCATGTACATTTTGAGCCCCAGGAATGGTCCATAACGCAGAGTGGAAGGATTAGATTAAGAAAAAACGCTATCCCTTCCATATTTACTATAACATCTACCAGAAAGTCTCCCAAAAAGAGAACTAAGATAATTGGTATTAAAGAAGAAAACTTATTGCAAAGTGAATATAGCGTGGAATACGTGGACAATGATAATAAACATTCATCTACGGAATATCTAGAAGAGAAAGACTCGGATTTTCAAGATCTTTGCGAACCATCTATtcaatttattgaaaataagtTTAAATATGTTCCTAAGCGTATAGACGAGGACGACGAGAAAGGAAGTGTTAATTCCGATTTTGTCGAAGAAAGTAGCACTATGATTGCGGAGGATAATATTATAGACGTTAGTGGTCCCGTGGAGCACGATAATCTCGAAGCACGAATGAACGATAATAAGAAAGAAATCGGTTTATCCTTAATGATCGACAACTCGGAAAATTTATTATCGAGCGCCATTGTGAAAAAAGAGATTAAACTAGAAGTTATGGATCAGAATACGTTTGAGGATAGTTACGATGAAATTGAGGAGAAGTTAAAACAGATTTGCGACGGAGGGTCTACGGAAGATGATAACTATAAGAACGACGGGAAGAAAAAGTTTACGATTAAAAGTCACAAAGAAGACGAAGATGTAGAAGCGATAGAAGGAAATGGTGATATTAATAacgataaatgtaaaattactctATCCGTTAATAGAAATGACAATTTTCCTGGGAAAAATGAAGTTGAACACACTCTTAGAAACAAGGAGGAAAATGTTGAAATAATTTTTGGCACAGAAAGTGGAGATGAAAAAGTGTCTGTGCCTCAAATTACATCGAGAATTAATAAAGGAGACGACGGTGTTTTGGGATATAATGAAATAATTTCTATTAAAGACGAGAAGAAAGTTTTTAACGAAGATATAGAAGAAAATTTTACTAAGGACGAAGTGCATGTTATACCAAATATAAGAGCAGCTATGAAGCGTAAAAAAAGAACCAGAGAAGAGATAATGAAGTCAATAAAAAAATCAATTAGAAGCACCTCTGATCGAGATATTAATTCGTCGACTAATAGCAATTTGTCGGATAGCGTGGAACAAGAAACGGAAATAAGAAACGAGTTATCAATGTTTTCGCAACAAGTAAACGATGTTAACAAAAGAAATAGTTTAGAAATGGATACAgctaaatttattataaaaataactgGTGATCCTGAGGATGTAACGGAAATTATCGAAGAATTATCATCTAATTCAATAGGGAGTGAAACATCTAAAAAATTTAGCTCCATTTGTAAAAATGAAGAAAATAATACATTTGTTACGTCCGTTATAACAGTACTGTcgtttaaaaatcagaaagatGTAACTTACAATGATTTCAGTAGCCCATTAATAAAAGGAGACTTTGCAACTTCAACAAAAAGAGACACTATAATAAATTGTTCTCCTTGCAAGGATAAAGAATTTGTAAGTTTAGATTCTGTTCGTAATGCTGAAAAGTGTCGCTCCTCGTGTTTGCGACATATTTGTTCCGACGAAGAAAACAAAAGTCAGGTAAAAACTAATTCCAAGTTGCAGAATTGTATGCACAGTGGTGAAACCCGTCTAGAAAATGATACTAGATGTTCCGTTACCGCCGACTATGAAGATTTATTAGAGAGAATAGAAATTCAAGAAGATGTAATTGGAAAATTAACCAATCAGTTGATTATTTATAAAGAATTGGAAAACAATTTGCGAAATAGAAACATGGGGGGGCAGGATATACAGATTAAAGAAGTAGAAACGATTCCTAGAATTCTTACAAGGTCGAGCAACATACAATCTTCAGTTGTTACAAAGAAAGTTTTAGAATCTAAACAAAGATTAATCGAAGATTTATCAAATAGGGTGAATTATTTTgaagaaatgaataaaaaactaATGAAAACTGTCACGCTGGAATCTCAGCAGAAAAGAAAACTTGAAGGACAAATGAGGCAAAAAGATAATAGAATTAAAGAACTGAACTGGAAATTGGAGAAGGCCTCAAAATACCTCGAAAGGGCAGAGAAAAATACAAACACATACAGaagaaaaatgttaaatatgCAAACTATTATGAGGAGGAGAAAACTTCTAGACGAAAAGATGAGCaaattcaatgaaatattaattgataGTTCGAGACAGGAATTTTCGGAGAGAGCCTTGACTATGGCGGCGGATATTAGAAAAACTTGCGGAAGAAATGGGTATGATAAGTTACTTTCTTATGGTATTCCATTACCACCACTACCAGCGTTGCGTAAAGGTGTTCTTAATGAAGATTTAGCAATAGATCATAATAAAAGTGATACAGATAAAGTGCAGAATTCTACTTCAAAGTTAAACATCAAAACGGAGAAAGCAGAAGATACAAATAACGAGTCCGAAACGGATGAAAAAGATTCAGAACTTGCTGATTCGATCGTTAAAACAAACGAATACGATGGTGCGGAAACTGTGACAGGAACTGTACAAGACATTTTTGACGAAAATAATGATGGTGACGATTTTAGTACAAATGAATTAAGAGAACATTTCATTCTGCAGTTGAATGCAGTTATGTAG